From a region of the Neobacillus niacini genome:
- a CDS encoding class I fructose-bisphosphate aldolase, whose protein sequence is MSYLGKEIRMNRLVNQKSGKLLAVAVDQAMARGIFEELMPIQRKLDEIVAGGPDAITMHKGIADMCYRPHAGKTGFILKCSTFSPWQPNYDAWVTEVDEAVRLGADAVSMGCIVGGDDQPEQLRNLGIIAGQAGAHGMPMIAHIYPRGNQIPEDDKNNWKHVAYAVRAGAELGVDIVKTKYTGNPETFAKVVASTPGKVVVAGGDNGNNIEDYFQMVYDVIDAGGFGITFGRIVWNNPNPTAVVTAFKNIIHNKGTVKETLELYHELMNTPLTV, encoded by the coding sequence ATGTCATATTTAGGTAAAGAAATTCGAATGAATCGTCTAGTAAATCAAAAGTCTGGAAAACTATTAGCGGTAGCGGTAGACCAAGCTATGGCAAGGGGCATATTTGAAGAGCTTATGCCGATACAGCGCAAGTTGGACGAAATCGTTGCTGGTGGTCCTGATGCCATTACGATGCACAAAGGAATTGCAGATATGTGTTACCGTCCGCATGCCGGCAAAACAGGCTTTATATTAAAATGCTCCACTTTCTCGCCTTGGCAGCCAAACTATGATGCATGGGTGACAGAAGTAGATGAAGCGGTTCGCTTAGGGGCAGACGCCGTGTCAATGGGATGCATCGTTGGCGGGGATGACCAACCGGAGCAGCTTCGCAATCTGGGTATTATTGCGGGTCAAGCTGGGGCACATGGAATGCCAATGATTGCTCACATTTATCCAAGAGGAAACCAAATTCCGGAAGATGACAAGAACAATTGGAAGCATGTTGCTTATGCCGTCCGTGCAGGGGCAGAACTTGGTGTTGATATCGTCAAAACGAAATATACAGGAAATCCGGAAACTTTTGCGAAGGTTGTTGCTTCTACTCCAGGAAAGGTTGTAGTTGCAGGTGGGGATAACGGAAATAACATTGAAGATTACTTCCAAATGGTCTACGATGTTATTGATGCTGGTGGATTTGGAATCACTTTTGGTAGAATCGTATGGAACAATCCTAATCCAACAGCTGTTGTAACAGCATTTAAAAATATTATCCATAATAAAGGTACAGTGAAGGAAACACTTGAGCTTTATCATGAATTAATGAATACACCATTAACTGTGTAA
- a CDS encoding ribose-phosphate diphosphokinase — protein MYQLKKGFKIFTLNSNRVLASEMVKMLGCELGKCSVSRFSDGEIQINIEESVRGSEVYVIQSTSQPGSEHIMELLIMIDALKRASARFINVVMPYFGYARQDRKVRSREPITAKLIANLLERAGADRVITMDLHAPQIQGFFDIPVDQLIGVPILSQYFENKGLKDIVVVAPDNGGVVRARKMASHLHAPIAFVDKRRPEPNVAEIMNIVGNIEGKNAIIIDDLIDTAGTLTLAANALVEKGAKAVYACCTHPILSGPAIQRIQSSVIEELVVTNTIHLPKEKMINKITSLSVAPLLVEAIDRIHNEKALSPLFE, from the coding sequence ATGTATCAACTTAAAAAAGGTTTTAAAATCTTTACATTAAATTCAAATCGAGTGCTAGCAAGTGAGATGGTCAAAATGTTAGGCTGTGAGTTGGGGAAATGCTCCGTATCAAGATTCAGTGATGGTGAAATTCAAATTAATATTGAAGAAAGTGTCCGTGGAAGTGAAGTTTATGTAATCCAATCTACTTCACAGCCCGGCAGTGAACATATAATGGAGCTTCTCATCATGATAGATGCCTTAAAAAGGGCTTCAGCTCGATTCATCAATGTTGTCATGCCATACTTTGGATATGCGCGGCAGGACCGAAAAGTCCGTTCACGTGAACCAATAACGGCAAAATTAATTGCAAACCTTTTAGAAAGAGCAGGGGCGGACAGGGTGATTACAATGGATCTTCATGCTCCGCAAATTCAGGGTTTTTTTGATATACCCGTTGATCAACTCATAGGTGTCCCTATTCTTTCCCAATACTTTGAGAATAAGGGATTAAAAGATATTGTAGTAGTCGCACCGGATAACGGTGGTGTTGTAAGAGCAAGGAAAATGGCGAGTCATTTGCATGCTCCAATTGCTTTTGTCGATAAAAGACGTCCTGAGCCGAATGTTGCTGAAATAATGAATATCGTAGGAAATATTGAAGGGAAAAATGCCATTATTATTGATGACTTAATCGATACAGCTGGGACTCTTACTCTCGCTGCTAATGCCTTAGTTGAGAAAGGGGCAAAAGCTGTGTATGCTTGCTGTACCCACCCAATCCTCTCAGGTCCAGCCATTCAAAGAATACAATCTTCGGTAATTGAAGAACTAGTTGTCACAAACACAATTCATCTGCCAAAAGAGAAAATGATCAATAAAATTACGTCTTTATCAGTGGCACCATTGCTGGTAGAGGCAATCGATCGGATTCATAATGAGAAAGCATTAAGTCCTTTGTTTGAATAA
- a CDS encoding MarR family winged helix-turn-helix transcriptional regulator → MDKNVLFNKLVSFTTSVHRVTNELTKNAKPDSISQVQYNILEFIAVSQPVTPSEINACQNMSMSNTSRELSKLSEKRLIEKISDSEDRRKQYIRLSQDGEVLMREAFTTVETRFQSRIQNASEEDLKEIERAIDILQRKLFYPIK, encoded by the coding sequence ATGGACAAAAATGTTCTTTTTAATAAACTTGTATCATTTACGACTTCTGTCCATCGTGTTACAAATGAATTAACAAAAAATGCCAAGCCAGATTCAATCTCGCAAGTTCAATATAACATTCTTGAATTTATTGCAGTAAGTCAACCAGTGACTCCGAGTGAGATTAACGCTTGTCAAAATATGTCTATGTCAAATACTAGTCGTGAACTTAGCAAGTTAAGTGAAAAGAGATTAATTGAAAAGATTAGCGATAGCGAAGACCGACGAAAACAATATATTCGTCTATCACAAGACGGGGAAGTTTTAATGAGGGAAGCATTTACTACAGTTGAAACTCGTTTTCAAAGCAGAATACAAAATGCCTCGGAAGAAGATTTAAAAGAAATCGAACGAGCTATCGATATTCTTCAGCGAAAATTATTTTATCCTATTAAATGA
- a CDS encoding acetolactate synthase large subunit, protein MKATDILVQCLENEGVEYIFGIMGKETLDLMDSLSKSKQIKFVNVRHEQGAAFMADVYGRLSNKVGVCLATLGPGATNLLTGIASANLDHSPVVAITGQAGFERQHQESHQYVNIVKVFEPATKWSIQIKDSQTIPTIIRKAFRVAQTEKPGAVLIELPENLAPQMISAHPLPVTPIPKSTPNSQAIADALTLIGQSQKPVVIVGNGIIRQKAAAELRTFLEKLQSPVIHSFMAKGILPKDHPLNYFTFGFNKQDEVLPIIEESDLLIVIGFDFVEALPKNWNKKMRPILHINPLPAEIDEYYPVRGEMVGNLLETFQALNKLDLASKPWTPSGDLKERIMNSYQMKEELQEDQSLTVENILNVVEKLSKEDTIVVSDVGAHKVSIARTYQPKQAGRLIISNGLASMGIAFPGAIGAKLASPNAAVICITGDGGALMNICELETAKRLGLSLIIIVLNNSKLLLEEQMMQEKFSHSFGTDFGNPDFVQLAESFGIKGSRPNQLNEFEQVLKDALNQTNELTLIDVSQG, encoded by the coding sequence ATGAAAGCAACGGATATACTTGTTCAATGCTTAGAAAATGAAGGGGTTGAGTATATTTTTGGCATTATGGGGAAGGAAACCCTTGACCTAATGGATTCGTTATCTAAATCTAAACAAATTAAGTTTGTGAATGTCCGTCATGAACAAGGAGCTGCTTTTATGGCAGATGTTTACGGTAGATTATCCAACAAAGTTGGCGTTTGTTTGGCGACATTAGGACCTGGGGCCACTAACCTTTTGACTGGCATAGCAAGTGCGAACTTGGACCATTCTCCGGTTGTAGCGATTACTGGACAAGCAGGCTTTGAGAGGCAGCACCAGGAATCACACCAATATGTAAATATCGTTAAAGTATTTGAACCAGCTACAAAGTGGAGTATTCAAATTAAGGATTCACAAACCATACCAACCATCATTCGTAAGGCATTTAGAGTAGCTCAAACGGAAAAGCCAGGCGCTGTTTTAATTGAACTGCCAGAGAACTTAGCACCACAGATGATTTCAGCCCATCCGTTACCCGTAACACCTATTCCAAAGAGCACTCCTAATTCACAAGCTATAGCGGATGCCCTAACACTAATTGGTCAGAGCCAAAAACCAGTTGTCATTGTAGGAAACGGGATAATCAGGCAAAAAGCAGCGGCAGAACTCCGTACATTTTTAGAAAAACTTCAATCACCTGTTATCCATAGCTTTATGGCAAAAGGAATCTTGCCTAAGGACCATCCACTGAATTATTTTACATTTGGTTTTAACAAGCAAGATGAAGTATTACCGATAATCGAGGAATCTGATTTGTTAATTGTGATAGGTTTTGATTTTGTTGAAGCACTCCCTAAGAACTGGAATAAAAAAATGCGCCCCATTTTACATATCAATCCATTACCTGCTGAAATCGATGAATACTACCCTGTTAGAGGAGAAATGGTTGGGAATTTACTGGAGACATTCCAGGCGCTTAATAAACTGGATCTTGCTTCTAAACCATGGACACCTTCAGGGGATCTAAAGGAACGGATTATGAATTCTTATCAAATGAAAGAAGAACTCCAAGAAGATCAATCATTAACAGTAGAAAATATCTTAAACGTTGTGGAAAAGCTTTCAAAGGAAGACACCATCGTGGTTTCTGATGTAGGTGCCCACAAGGTATCCATAGCCCGTACATATCAACCAAAACAAGCCGGCCGGCTTATTATCTCGAATGGATTAGCCTCAATGGGGATTGCCTTTCCTGGTGCGATTGGTGCTAAATTAGCCTCCCCGAACGCAGCGGTTATTTGTATTACGGGGGATGGAGGGGCTTTAATGAATATTTGCGAGTTAGAGACGGCGAAACGATTAGGCCTTTCGTTAATCATTATTGTGTTGAATAATTCTAAGTTACTTTTAGAAGAACAAATGATGCAGGAAAAGTTCAGTCATAGCTTTGGTACAGACTTTGGAAACCCTGACTTTGTGCAGCTTGCTGAAAGCTTTGGAATTAAAGGCTCAAGACCGAATCAATTGAATGAGTTTGAACAAGTACTAAAGGATGCATTAAATCAGACTAATGAACTTACACTGATTGATGTCAGCCAAGGGTAG
- a CDS encoding xylulokinase, which produces MSHIIGIDIGTSGIKVGAMNKEGELGFLEYQPYSLLYPKMGWVEIDLEDIWEKTRNLLLKVRHQVEAEGAVDAISLSTFCNSSVFLNEKGEPLYPGILYLDQRSKEEADWVKYVVGEELLFKVTKNRLEPGMYTVTTHLWFKNHHPELYEQTYKWGNLSTFILHKLTGNFVMDWTQSSFTGMYDVENYQWSQEIYEKVGVDREKLPEVVDPSSIIGYCSLPELITSSIPVIAGAADTACSATALGIGINEMFESVGTSNVLTVCTNQPGRLDKRFLNRCHVIKNRWLSHGAMSFPGAAIQWFYDQFLKPEGHSKAILDELCKQSSPGSKGVFFLPYMQGERAPIWDPNARGVFVGIHLNTTKADMYRAVLEGCSFGLRQINEIIETKYQLRTEIFPSIGGGAKNREWARIKANVLNRSIQIKDVSETGVLGTCLIAGAAIGYFSSLEAAAKEISNNTIYTVEPEQGQLRIYDEVYKVFNQLYPSLQSFFALSAVESAKVEEQVEEDNKVIV; this is translated from the coding sequence ATGTCTCACATTATTGGAATCGATATTGGGACGAGCGGAATTAAAGTTGGAGCGATGAATAAAGAGGGAGAATTAGGGTTCCTGGAGTATCAACCCTATTCTCTTCTTTACCCCAAAATGGGCTGGGTGGAAATCGACCTCGAGGATATTTGGGAAAAGACTAGAAACTTACTTTTAAAAGTTAGGCATCAAGTGGAGGCTGAAGGTGCGGTTGATGCGATTTCTCTTTCTACATTCTGCAATAGTTCTGTGTTTTTAAATGAAAAGGGAGAGCCATTATATCCGGGGATATTGTATTTAGACCAAAGAAGTAAGGAAGAAGCAGACTGGGTTAAGTATGTAGTCGGTGAAGAATTGCTGTTTAAAGTAACAAAAAACCGATTAGAACCTGGAATGTATACGGTTACAACCCATTTGTGGTTCAAAAACCATCATCCGGAGCTATATGAACAAACGTATAAATGGGGAAACCTTTCCACGTTTATTTTACATAAGCTGACAGGAAACTTTGTAATGGATTGGACGCAAAGCTCTTTTACAGGAATGTATGACGTGGAAAACTATCAATGGTCACAAGAGATATATGAGAAGGTGGGCGTTGATAGAGAAAAGCTACCAGAGGTTGTCGATCCTAGTTCCATAATTGGTTATTGCTCCTTGCCTGAACTTATAACCAGTAGTATTCCAGTAATCGCCGGGGCAGCCGACACCGCTTGCTCGGCAACGGCACTTGGTATTGGGATAAATGAAATGTTTGAATCGGTTGGAACATCTAATGTATTAACCGTTTGTACAAATCAGCCCGGTCGATTGGATAAGCGTTTCTTAAATAGATGCCATGTTATTAAAAATCGCTGGCTATCCCATGGGGCCATGTCATTTCCTGGAGCAGCCATTCAGTGGTTTTACGATCAATTTTTGAAGCCGGAAGGACATTCGAAAGCTATCTTGGATGAATTGTGCAAACAGTCGAGCCCAGGTTCGAAAGGTGTATTTTTTCTTCCATATATGCAAGGAGAGCGGGCGCCGATTTGGGATCCAAATGCAAGAGGGGTCTTTGTTGGAATCCATTTAAATACGACTAAAGCGGATATGTATAGGGCCGTATTGGAAGGATGCTCGTTTGGACTAAGACAAATCAATGAAATTATTGAAACGAAATATCAGCTTAGAACCGAAATTTTCCCTTCCATTGGCGGCGGTGCGAAAAACAGGGAGTGGGCTCGAATCAAAGCCAATGTTTTGAACAGGAGCATTCAAATAAAAGATGTTTCTGAAACAGGTGTATTAGGAACTTGTTTGATTGCGGGAGCAGCGATTGGTTACTTTTCTTCTTTGGAAGCTGCCGCAAAAGAAATTAGTAATAACACGATTTACACAGTGGAACCAGAGCAGGGTCAGCTAAGAATATATGATGAGGTATATAAAGTCTTTAATCAGTTATATCCTTCCTTACAGTCCTTCTTTGCTTTAAGTGCGGTTGAAAGCGCTAAAGTTGAGGAGCAAGTGGAAGAGGATAACAAAGTAATAGTGTAA
- a CDS encoding MurR/RpiR family transcriptional regulator, whose amino-acid sequence MSELNINTNPGFFTRSNAVKSKLRDSEKKIIEFIEQNQEEIIHLSITEVAERSETSESSVVRLCKRLGYKGFQDLKINLAKEVIAPEKQILEVIEKGDDVVMIKKKVFQSNIQALYDTIEVCNDDEIRKAVEAISKARLIEFYGTGGSGTVALDAHHKLLKLGIKSFAYNDPVLQAMSASVLTNEDVVIGISHTGSNTDVLAALKLAKEAGATLICITNSSKSPITNISDIVLQSASKESLFRTDAFSSRIAQLTIIDLLVAAVANQQYELCYNNIQKTRRSTIDKKL is encoded by the coding sequence ATGAGCGAATTGAACATTAATACAAATCCCGGTTTTTTCACAAGAAGTAATGCAGTAAAGTCGAAGCTTCGGGATTCAGAGAAAAAGATTATTGAGTTTATTGAACAAAATCAGGAAGAAATTATCCATCTCTCCATTACCGAGGTGGCTGAAAGAAGTGAAACAAGTGAATCCTCTGTGGTCCGTTTGTGCAAACGACTTGGATATAAGGGATTTCAAGATTTGAAAATTAATTTGGCAAAAGAAGTCATCGCACCTGAAAAGCAGATACTTGAAGTGATTGAAAAAGGCGACGACGTAGTCATGATCAAAAAGAAGGTCTTCCAGTCAAACATTCAAGCTTTATATGATACGATTGAGGTTTGCAATGATGATGAAATACGGAAGGCAGTTGAGGCCATTTCAAAAGCCCGCTTAATTGAATTTTATGGAACAGGCGGCTCAGGGACTGTAGCCCTTGATGCTCACCACAAGCTGTTAAAACTGGGAATTAAATCTTTTGCTTATAATGATCCTGTTCTGCAAGCCATGTCAGCAAGTGTTCTCACAAATGAAGATGTTGTCATTGGAATTTCACATACAGGCTCCAATACAGATGTTTTAGCGGCGTTAAAGCTGGCGAAAGAAGCGGGTGCAACTTTGATTTGTATTACTAATTCATCGAAATCACCCATTACGAATATATCGGATATCGTCTTACAATCAGCATCAAAGGAATCATTGTTTCGAACGGATGCCTTTTCGTCTAGGATTGCTCAATTAACCATTATTGATCTATTAGTTGCCGCAGTTGCAAACCAGCAATATGAATTGTGCTACAACAATATACAAAAAACACGTAGATCAACAATAGATAAAAAGCTGTAA
- a CDS encoding D-2-hydroxyacid dehydrogenase, with protein MNICVLDGYTLNPGDLSWDQLSQIGKTVIYDRTPEELIIERALNAEIVLTNKTLLSRATLERLPNLKYIGVLATGFDVVDTKAAEERGIIISNIPTYGTESVSQMVFALLLEHCHHVQRHSDAVMEGEWGRNPDWCFWNYPLVELVGKTMGIVGFGRIGLQTARLASAFGMNILAYDAYHRDIDLPNFQWAELPDLMRQSDVVSLHCPLTPETEGMINAENLSMMKPSAIIINTSRGKLVNNKDLAEALNAGVISGAGLDVLAVEPPEDTNPLLHAKNCIITPHIAWATKEARSRLLDLAVDNIKAFVAGSSKNIVHSI; from the coding sequence ATGAATATTTGTGTGTTAGATGGATATACCTTGAACCCTGGAGACTTAAGTTGGGATCAATTGTCACAGATAGGTAAGACAGTTATCTACGATCGGACTCCGGAGGAGCTCATAATAGAAAGGGCTTTAAACGCAGAGATTGTTTTGACGAATAAAACGCTACTAAGCAGGGCAACTCTTGAGCGGCTGCCTAATCTTAAGTATATTGGAGTCTTGGCAACAGGCTTTGATGTAGTGGATACGAAGGCTGCAGAAGAACGGGGGATAATAATTAGTAACATTCCGACTTATGGAACGGAATCGGTGTCCCAAATGGTATTTGCACTGCTGTTGGAACATTGCCATCATGTTCAACGCCATAGTGATGCAGTTATGGAAGGAGAATGGGGAAGGAATCCTGATTGGTGCTTCTGGAACTACCCGCTGGTTGAATTAGTTGGTAAAACGATGGGAATCGTCGGTTTCGGACGCATCGGGCTTCAGACTGCAAGGCTTGCTTCCGCTTTTGGTATGAACATTCTAGCGTATGATGCTTATCATCGCGATATTGACTTGCCTAATTTCCAATGGGCGGAACTTCCTGACTTAATGAGGCAATCTGACGTTGTCAGCCTGCACTGTCCACTGACCCCGGAAACGGAAGGTATGATCAACGCTGAAAATTTATCCATGATGAAACCGTCCGCTATTATTATCAATACTTCGCGCGGGAAACTTGTCAACAACAAGGATTTAGCGGAGGCTCTAAATGCAGGAGTTATATCCGGAGCCGGATTGGACGTTCTGGCAGTGGAACCTCCAGAAGATACCAACCCACTGCTGCATGCAAAAAATTGTATTATCACTCCTCACATTGCTTGGGCAACCAAGGAAGCGCGTAGTCGCCTATTGGATTTGGCAGTGGACAATATAAAGGCGTTTGTAGCCGGAAGTTCCAAGAATATAGTACATTCCATTTAG
- a CDS encoding zinc-dependent dehydrogenase: MRAAIFHGPNDLKLEEVKKPEINENEVLVKVNASAVCGTDVRIFEGKKTKGVRTPSVIGHELVGTVVEVGAQVKDFFEGDRVGVMPVIPCRKCYYCLNGRENVCANRTAIGYEYDGGFAEYVRIPSAALEAGNLVKIPDHLSFEQAVITEPLACCVNGQRKANVKMGDVVVIIGGGPIGLMHVQLAKIAGAKSVILSEPIGHRREKALLAGADFAVNPENESLHDLVLSETDGLGADVVIMAIGVPFLVNSSANLLKKGGTLNLFAGFTNGVMSEIDPNVIHYNEITVNGTSALTRADYHKSLSLIASGQINTEVLTTTGYTLDDIEQAILDVKNGNGMKTVITQ; this comes from the coding sequence ATGAGAGCAGCCATATTTCATGGACCCAATGATCTAAAGCTGGAGGAAGTAAAAAAACCGGAAATCAATGAAAATGAAGTGCTTGTGAAGGTGAATGCAAGTGCTGTATGCGGTACAGATGTCCGTATTTTCGAAGGAAAAAAGACCAAGGGTGTCAGAACCCCTTCCGTTATAGGCCATGAGCTAGTCGGAACGGTTGTAGAGGTTGGAGCTCAGGTAAAAGACTTTTTTGAAGGAGATCGTGTGGGAGTAATGCCGGTTATTCCGTGCAGGAAATGCTATTACTGCCTAAATGGAAGAGAAAATGTATGCGCTAACCGGACTGCTATTGGATACGAGTATGACGGCGGTTTTGCGGAGTATGTGAGAATTCCTAGCGCGGCACTAGAAGCTGGTAATCTAGTGAAAATTCCGGATCACCTTTCCTTTGAACAGGCTGTGATCACCGAGCCGCTCGCTTGCTGCGTTAATGGCCAAAGAAAAGCGAATGTCAAAATGGGTGATGTTGTTGTGATCATCGGCGGCGGACCAATCGGGCTGATGCATGTTCAATTAGCGAAAATTGCCGGAGCTAAGTCGGTTATTTTGAGTGAACCAATCGGGCATCGCAGGGAAAAAGCATTGCTTGCCGGAGCTGATTTTGCAGTAAATCCTGAAAATGAATCATTGCATGATCTTGTGTTAAGTGAGACAGATGGGCTTGGTGCTGATGTTGTCATCATGGCAATTGGGGTTCCGTTCCTGGTAAATTCAAGTGCGAACCTACTGAAAAAGGGCGGTACCTTAAACTTATTTGCCGGATTCACAAATGGTGTCATGTCAGAAATTGATCCAAACGTGATTCATTACAATGAAATCACTGTAAATGGAACATCAGCCTTAACCAGAGCAGATTATCACAAATCATTGTCTTTGATTGCTTCTGGCCAAATCAATACAGAAGTATTAACAACCACAGGCTACACCTTGGATGATATTGAACAGGCCATTTTGGATGTGAAAAATGGGAATGGCATGAAAACAGTTATTACGCAATAA
- a CDS encoding amidohydrolase translates to MDVKNLELAIQLRHELHQYPEISNEEIWTKQHLIHFLKKHTKLEIVDRGHWFYAIYRAGEDKKNIAFRADFDALPMPEVIDIPHASKNPGVSHKCGHDGHAASLAGFALEVDQNGADKNIFFLFQHAEETGDGAIQCATFIKEHNIEEIFAYHNMSGMPFNSINVIDGTAHCASKGMTIHMEGSPAHASQPENGVNPSFAIAKIIDVIPELTSPENNEGLVLCTVVQVNIGERAFGLAASKGELLLTIRALYEEELDNLQKNLENHAREQAEKYGLKINISFNDEFPETVNHKESSDKIREVSNEKGFQLVEMKDAFRASEDFGHYTKLTKGAIFYIGNGENYPHIHTYEYDFRNEIIETAVELFKGLAEI, encoded by the coding sequence TTGGATGTAAAAAATTTAGAATTAGCCATACAACTGCGTCATGAACTGCACCAGTATCCTGAAATTTCGAATGAAGAAATTTGGACGAAACAGCATTTAATCCATTTTCTAAAAAAGCATACAAAGCTTGAAATCGTAGATAGAGGCCACTGGTTCTATGCCATTTATCGAGCAGGTGAGGATAAAAAGAACATTGCTTTTCGTGCAGATTTTGATGCCCTTCCAATGCCCGAAGTGATTGACATACCACATGCTTCTAAGAATCCAGGGGTATCCCACAAATGTGGACATGATGGGCATGCTGCAAGCCTGGCCGGCTTTGCACTCGAAGTCGACCAAAATGGTGCTGACAAAAACATCTTTTTCCTTTTCCAGCACGCGGAGGAAACGGGAGATGGTGCTATCCAATGTGCCACTTTTATTAAGGAACATAATATCGAAGAAATTTTTGCCTATCATAATATGAGCGGCATGCCTTTTAATTCGATTAATGTAATCGACGGAACCGCTCATTGCGCATCAAAGGGAATGACCATCCATATGGAAGGATCTCCTGCCCATGCCAGCCAGCCTGAGAATGGAGTCAATCCCTCATTTGCGATTGCAAAGATTATTGATGTCATCCCAGAGCTTACCTCTCCTGAAAACAATGAAGGTCTGGTACTATGTACTGTTGTTCAAGTAAATATAGGGGAAAGAGCATTCGGTTTAGCAGCAAGCAAAGGTGAGCTTCTCCTAACCATTCGTGCGCTATACGAAGAAGAATTGGATAATCTCCAGAAAAACCTTGAAAATCATGCACGAGAGCAAGCAGAAAAGTACGGACTGAAGATAAACATCTCCTTTAACGATGAATTTCCGGAAACGGTAAACCACAAAGAAAGTTCTGACAAGATCCGTGAGGTTAGCAATGAAAAAGGATTTCAGTTGGTGGAAATGAAGGATGCCTTCCGTGCCTCAGAAGATTTCGGCCACTACACGAAGTTGACGAAAGGTGCTATATTCTACATCGGAAACGGAGAAAACTACCCTCATATCCATACCTACGAGTATGACTTTCGAAATGAAATCATCGAAACTGCAGTGGAACTTTTTAAAGGACTAGCTGAAATTTGA
- a CDS encoding YhcN/YlaJ family sporulation lipoprotein, whose product MKTLKIILTCFIMAVFIAGCNMKEEGRGTDQHGEMSNRNFGALNPVRSLGNPDVNFMNTNNNTNNNNNTRTVKNGLRVVKEAEDNVQKLDEVKRAEIIAANGNAYVGVVMVDDFHGELYPYVEDQIAQQVRAADGTIQNVYISTNRDFVRQMSQYRDQIQNGRQAHGQDGGFNKMVRRVFNHHTGVNQD is encoded by the coding sequence ATGAAAACACTTAAAATCATATTGACCTGCTTCATTATGGCTGTATTCATTGCTGGGTGTAATATGAAAGAAGAGGGAAGAGGAACAGACCAGCACGGCGAGATGAGTAACCGCAATTTTGGAGCCCTAAATCCGGTAAGAAGTTTAGGTAATCCAGATGTAAACTTTATGAACACTAACAATAACACTAACAATAACAATAACACTAGGACTGTTAAAAATGGTTTACGGGTAGTGAAGGAAGCAGAGGATAATGTTCAGAAATTAGATGAAGTCAAACGTGCGGAGATTATTGCAGCAAACGGCAATGCCTATGTAGGGGTTGTTATGGTTGATGACTTTCATGGTGAACTTTACCCATACGTGGAAGATCAAATTGCACAACAAGTACGTGCTGCGGACGGAACCATTCAAAATGTATACATCTCAACCAATCGTGACTTTGTTAGACAGATGAGCCAATATCGGGACCAAATACAAAATGGCAGACAGGCACATGGACAAGATGGCGGATTTAATAAGATGGTTCGCAGGGTCTTTAATCATCATACTGGGGTCAACCAGGACTAA